A region from the Acidobacteriota bacterium genome encodes:
- a CDS encoding glycosyl hydrolase, with protein sequence MLIMRPLLLSLAVVLSASSLLAQSVDESLLESLEWREVGPYRGGRSAAVAGIPSQRDTYYFGATGGGVWKTEDGGQSWDNVSDGFFGGSIGAVEVSPWDPNVIYVGGGEKTVRGNVSHGDGLWKSVDAGKTWEHIGLADSRHIPRIRSHPKDPDLVYVAALGHLYGPNEERGVFRSRDGGESWEKILYVSDQAGAVELAMDPTNPRILYASFWRVLRTPWSLESGGEGSGLWKSVDGGDNWQEITGNEGLPEGTWGISGITVSPTDPENLYAIIEAEDGGVFRSQDGGETWTKTNEERDLRQRAWYYTRIYADPADRENVYVVNVRFHHSKDGGKSFRQIPTPHGDNHDLWIDPGDPARMIEANDGGANVSYDGGANWSRQSNQPTAQMYRVSTDNAFPYRLLGGQQDNSAVRIRSRSAFGNAIGGRDWEPTAGGESGHIVAKPDDPDIVYGGSYGGYLTRRDHRSAEFRAVNVWPDNPMGWGAAELKERFQWNFPLFFSPHDPNRLYAASQRLFVSQDEGHSWTALSGDLTRNDKDKMGPSGGPITKDNTSVEYYGTIFAALESPHQAGVFWAGSDDGLIHLSRDGGASWQNVTPPQLPEWSQINGIDPHPTNPGGLYVAATRYKLDDFKPYLYRTLDYGASWQGITDGIAEDHYTRAIRADAETPGLLYAGTERGVYVSFDDGRRWQSLQLNLPQAPVTDLAVKENDLIAATQGRGYWILDDLSLLPQLAAVEAEVPARLYRPAPAYRLPNGRSEDPGDAGTNPEEGVVVHFWLGALDGEAEVKVEMLDGEGSVLRTFLAEPDDEEEGEDTGQEDPAVSRSLELSEGANRLSWDLRHAGAEGFPGMVTWNRLSNGPKVVPGTYRVRLSVGEWSDDVEFEVLPDPRATTPLEDLSAQVDFVLAGRDKLSETHREIGRLRQVREQIQGAEKRPGVGEELAAEAKALGEKLTEIEKALYQTQNRSRQDPLNFPIRLNDKLAGVLFLATFGNGRPTQSMVAVRDELIAAIDEQLGALRAVWDEELPKFNQSLEEAEAVGVYLPELD encoded by the coding sequence ATGCTCATCATGCGCCCGTTGCTCCTGTCCCTCGCCGTGGTGCTCAGCGCCTCGAGCCTGTTGGCTCAGTCCGTCGACGAATCCCTTCTCGAGTCCCTCGAGTGGCGCGAGGTCGGCCCCTACCGCGGCGGCCGTTCGGCGGCGGTGGCCGGTATCCCCAGCCAGCGCGACACCTACTACTTCGGAGCCACCGGCGGTGGTGTCTGGAAAACCGAGGACGGTGGTCAGAGCTGGGACAACGTCTCCGACGGCTTCTTTGGTGGCTCGATCGGCGCCGTCGAGGTCTCCCCTTGGGATCCCAACGTGATCTATGTCGGCGGCGGTGAGAAGACGGTGCGGGGCAACGTCTCGCACGGCGACGGCCTGTGGAAGTCGGTCGATGCGGGCAAGACCTGGGAGCACATCGGTCTGGCCGACTCGCGCCACATTCCTCGTATCCGCAGCCATCCCAAGGACCCCGACCTGGTCTATGTCGCCGCCCTCGGCCACCTCTATGGCCCGAACGAGGAGCGTGGTGTCTTCCGCAGCCGCGATGGCGGTGAGAGTTGGGAAAAAATCCTCTATGTCTCGGACCAGGCCGGGGCCGTCGAGCTGGCGATGGATCCGACCAATCCGCGAATCCTGTATGCCAGTTTCTGGCGGGTCCTGAGGACTCCCTGGAGCTTGGAGAGCGGGGGCGAGGGCTCCGGTCTCTGGAAGAGCGTCGACGGCGGCGACAATTGGCAGGAGATCACCGGCAACGAGGGGCTTCCGGAGGGCACCTGGGGCATCTCCGGCATCACCGTCTCACCGACCGACCCGGAGAACCTCTACGCCATCATCGAGGCCGAAGACGGCGGCGTCTTCCGCAGCCAGGACGGTGGCGAGACCTGGACCAAGACCAACGAAGAGCGCGACCTGCGGCAGCGCGCCTGGTATTACACCCGCATCTATGCGGATCCCGCCGATCGCGAAAACGTCTACGTGGTCAACGTCCGCTTCCACCATTCGAAGGACGGCGGCAAGTCCTTCCGCCAGATTCCGACGCCGCACGGCGACAACCACGACCTGTGGATCGATCCCGGCGATCCGGCCCGGATGATCGAAGCCAACGACGGTGGGGCCAATGTCTCCTACGACGGCGGCGCCAACTGGTCGCGGCAGAGTAACCAGCCCACCGCCCAGATGTACCGGGTGTCGACGGACAACGCTTTCCCCTACCGTCTCCTCGGTGGCCAGCAGGACAACTCGGCGGTTCGAATTCGCTCTCGGTCGGCCTTCGGCAACGCCATCGGCGGCCGGGATTGGGAGCCCACCGCCGGCGGCGAGAGCGGCCACATCGTCGCCAAGCCGGACGATCCGGACATCGTCTACGGCGGCTCCTACGGCGGCTACTTGACGCGCCGCGACCACCGCAGCGCCGAGTTCCGGGCGGTCAACGTCTGGCCCGACAACCCGATGGGCTGGGGCGCCGCCGAGCTCAAGGAGCGCTTCCAGTGGAACTTCCCACTGTTCTTCTCGCCGCACGATCCGAATCGCCTCTACGCGGCGAGCCAACGGCTCTTCGTGAGCCAGGACGAAGGCCACTCGTGGACCGCCCTGAGCGGCGATCTGACCCGCAACGACAAGGACAAGATGGGACCGTCCGGCGGTCCGATCACCAAGGACAACACCAGTGTCGAGTACTACGGCACCATCTTCGCGGCCCTCGAATCGCCCCATCAGGCGGGGGTTTTCTGGGCCGGCTCCGATGATGGGCTGATCCATCTATCGCGGGATGGCGGGGCGAGTTGGCAGAACGTCACGCCGCCGCAGCTTCCGGAGTGGTCCCAGATCAACGGCATCGATCCCCATCCCACCAACCCCGGGGGCCTCTACGTCGCCGCCACCCGCTACAAGCTCGACGACTTCAAACCCTACCTCTACCGCACCCTCGACTACGGAGCGAGCTGGCAGGGGATCACCGACGGTATTGCCGAGGATCACTACACGCGCGCCATTCGCGCCGATGCCGAGACCCCGGGCTTGCTCTATGCCGGTACCGAGCGAGGCGTCTACGTTTCTTTCGATGACGGCCGTCGTTGGCAGTCCCTGCAGCTCAATCTGCCGCAGGCTCCGGTCACCGACCTGGCGGTGAAGGAAAACGACCTCATCGCCGCCACCCAGGGGCGGGGATACTGGATTCTGGACGACCTCTCCCTGCTGCCGCAGCTCGCCGCCGTCGAGGCCGAGGTGCCGGCTCGCCTCTATCGGCCGGCGCCGGCCTATCGCTTGCCCAATGGTCGCTCCGAGGACCCGGGCGACGCCGGAACCAATCCCGAAGAGGGCGTGGTGGTGCACTTCTGGCTGGGTGCTCTGGACGGCGAGGCCGAGGTCAAGGTGGAGATGCTCGACGGCGAGGGTTCGGTCTTGCGCACCTTCCTCGCCGAGCCGGACGACGAAGAAGAGGGCGAGGACACCGGTCAGGAGGATCCCGCCGTCAGTCGCTCCCTCGAGCTTTCGGAGGGTGCCAATCGATTGAGCTGGGACCTCCGCCATGCCGGCGCCGAGGGCTTCCCCGGGATGGTGACCTGGAACCGTCTGAGCAACGGCCCCAAGGTGGTGCCTGGGACCTATCGGGTGCGACTGTCGGTCGGCGAGTGGAGCGATGATGTGGAGTTCGAAGTGCTTCCGGATCCGCGCGCCACCACTCCCCTCGAGGATCTGTCGGCGCAGGTCGACTTCGTCCTCGCCGGGCGCGACAAGCTCTCCGAGACCCACCGCGAGATCGGCCGGCTGCGCCAGGTGCGGGAGCAGATCCAAGGGGCCGAGAAGCGACCCGGTGTCGGCGAAGAGCTGGCTGCCGAGGCCAAGGCCCTGGGAGAGAAGCTGACCGAGATCGAAAAGGCCCTCTACCAGACCCAGAACCGTAGCCGCCAGGATCCCCTCAACTTCCCGATTCGCCTCAACGACAAGCTCGCCGGGGTGCTCTTTCTGGCGACCTTCGGCAACGGCCGCCCGACGCAGTCGATGGTGGCGGTGCGGGACGAGCTGATCGCCGCCATCGACGAGCAGCTCGGGGCTCTGCGGGCGGTGTGGGACGAAGAGCTACCGAAGTTCAACCAGTCGCTGGAAGAGGCTGAGGCGGTCGGGGTCTACCTGCCCGAGCTCGACTGA
- a CDS encoding alpha/beta fold hydrolase — MNEPLEFEIPARDGRSLAASLYGTSGPLVVICPATAVRRRFYRAFAEYLVGRGFRVLTFDYRGVGGSLRGKLRADDATMRQWGELDTAGVLDWIAAELSPQRLLVVAHSVGGQLLGLLPNHGMIDAAVTISCQSGFWGHWPWPGRARVLLLWYLLIPAASTLCGYFPSKLFGVGENLPAGVARQWARWGRRPSYLIDGPDDEAAFADFRRPMRAYSVDDDGYAPVAAVDALHRLYRGADVERVHLETPLGHFGFFRRGAPEELWRGVADWFVQVGD; from the coding sequence TTGAACGAACCTCTGGAATTCGAGATCCCGGCCCGCGATGGTCGCTCCTTGGCGGCGAGCCTCTACGGCACGAGCGGCCCGCTGGTGGTGATCTGCCCGGCGACGGCGGTTCGGCGGCGCTTTTACCGGGCGTTTGCCGAGTACCTCGTCGGTCGCGGCTTTCGGGTCTTGACCTTCGACTACCGGGGCGTGGGCGGTTCGCTGCGCGGCAAGCTGAGGGCCGACGACGCCACCATGCGCCAGTGGGGCGAGCTCGACACCGCCGGCGTCCTCGACTGGATCGCGGCCGAGCTGTCGCCGCAGCGTCTGCTGGTGGTGGCTCACAGCGTTGGCGGCCAGCTCCTCGGTCTGCTGCCGAACCACGGCATGATCGACGCCGCCGTCACCATCTCCTGTCAGAGTGGCTTCTGGGGTCACTGGCCGTGGCCCGGGCGCGCCCGGGTCCTCTTGCTCTGGTATTTGTTGATTCCGGCGGCCAGTACCCTCTGCGGCTATTTTCCGAGCAAGCTCTTCGGGGTCGGCGAAAACTTGCCGGCCGGGGTGGCGCGCCAATGGGCTCGCTGGGGGCGTCGCCCCTCTTACCTAATCGATGGCCCAGACGATGAGGCGGCCTTTGCCGACTTCCGCCGGCCGATGCGGGCCTACAGCGTTGACGACGATGGCTACGCGCCGGTGGCCGCTGTCGACGCTCTGCATCGGCTCTACCGCGGGGCCGATGTCGAGCGGGTGCATCTCGAGACCCCGCTGGGCCACTTCGGGTTTTTCCGCCGGGGGGCTCCGGAAGAGCTGTGGCGAGGGGTGGCCGACTGGTTTGTCCAGGTGGGCGATTGA